Part of the Pseudomonas sp. ADAK13 genome is shown below.
GCCCTGGCCACCCTCAATGCCCTGAAACGCGAAGCCAAGGCGTCCCGTCAACCGGTGCAAATCCAGGCCTTGCAGGCTGAAACCACGGAGGGTAACCGATGAACAAGGCTACGACCGTTCAACCGCCCTCGCCCCTGCGGGCCTTTTGGCTCAAGTGGCGCTTCCACATCAATATCCTGCTGATCCTGGTGCCCTTGGGCTTCATGCCCAAGTACTTTGCCGACGCCGCGTTGTTTCGCGGTGACAGCGGCCTGGGTGAACGGGAGATCGGCGAAGTGCAAGTCGGCCCGTGGAGCGTAAAGCTTGCCGAATTGCGTAACGAGGGCCCGCGCCCCGACCCGGCTGGCCCGATGAAATCCTTCAACGCCGCCCTGTGCGCGACCTGCGTCGACCAGGTCAAGGCGACTTACCTGCGCATCGGCAAGCCCCGCAGCCTGCGGGCCGCCGGAGTGATCTTCTTCGGCACACCGTATCGCATGGGCGCCATGCTGCCGATCCCCGAACGTACCCCGCTGGACGCCGAAGTGTGGATCACCATGGAAGGCTGGGACGGCGTCATGCACCAGGCCTCCATTCCCTTGAGCCAGGCATCGCCGGCCACCATCGACTGGCTGAAAAAACGAGGAGTAAAACCATGACTTTGCCGCAACTGGCACGCACCGTTGGCGTGCTGATCCTCAGCGCCGGCTTCAGTACCGTTGCCCTCGCCCACAACCCGATGTGCGAATGCAAGGAAATCGCCGGTGAGCAGATCCAGTGCACCGGCGGTTTCTCCGATGGCAGCGGCGCCCCCGGCGTGACGCTCGACGTGATCGGCTATGACGAAACCATCCTGGTGCCCGGCAAGCTGGGTGAAGACTCGACGCTGACCTTCAAGAAACCGTCCGCCGAGTTCTACGTGTTGTTTGATGCCGGCCCCGGCCACGTGGTGGAAATCGACCAAGCGGATATCCAGCCCCAATGAGCACGACTCACGTTGTTCGCCCGGCCGGTGCCGGGCACGAAACCCTGTACGTCCTGCTGCTGTGCCTGATCATCCTCGCCGTCGCCGGCACCGTGGTGGCCTTGCGCGGTGAACGCCAGGAGATCGCCGCCGTGCCCAGCCACCAACTGGACGCCCGCCGCGACCTCAGCGCCGCCGAGCAAGGCATCTACGCTGACCTGCGGGTGACCCTGGATGAAATCCACTTGCTGCAGGAAGAACACAGCGCCCTGCCGACACCCGGGCAACTGGCCGAAGAGGGCTTTGCGCCCTTCGCCCAGGACGCCAGCTCGGTGAGCCGTGGCGACCACCGCTGGCAGTTGCTGGACACCGCCTACCTGGGCCTGAGCCAGACCCCGGCCCTCAGCGGTTCACTGCTGATGCGCATCAGTGGCGCCGAGCCGGATATCTGGCTCAACCGCAGCGCCAACCTCAAGCCTCCCACCGACCTCACTGACCAGGCGCTGATCAGCGCGGGCTGGCAGCAAGTGGTCGCGCAGTTCGATGCCGGTGTCACCCGCCAGCATCGTCATTGAATTCACGCTGTAGCCGAGAGAAGACCATGTCTATTTCATCGCCCTTATTACGCCTGGTGCTCGCAGGCTTGTTCAGTTTGCTGCTGGCGCCCATGGCCAGTGCCGACGCTGCCAAACGCCTGCGCATCGGTATCACCCTGCACCCGTATTACAGCTACGTCGCCAACATCGTGGGTGACAAAGCCGAGGTGGTGCCGCTGATTCCGGCCGGCTTCAACCCTCACGCCTACGAGCCCCGCGCCGAAGACATCAAGCGCATCGGCACCCTGGATGTGATCGTGCTCAATGGCGTCGGCCATGACGATTTCGCCGACCGCATGATCGCCACCAGCGAGCGCCCGGACATCCCGGTGATCGAAGCGAACGCCAACGTGCCGCTGCTGGCCGCCACCGGCAACGCGGCGCGCGGTGCCGGCAAAGTGGTCAACCCGCACACCTTCCTGTCCATCAGCGCCTCGATTGCCCAGGTGAATAACATCGCCCGGGAACTGGGCAAGCTCGACCCGGACAACGCCAAGACCTACACCCAGAACGCGCGCGCCTACGGCAAACGCCTGCGCCAGATGCGCGCCGACGCCCTGGCCAAACTCACCAGCGCGCCCAATCCGGACCTGCGGGTAGCCACGGTGCACGCGGCTTATGACTACCTGCTGCGGGAGTTCGGCCTGGAAGTCACCGCCGTGGTAGAGCCCGCCCACGGCATCGAGCCGAGCCCCAGCCAGCTGAAGAAAACCATCGACCAGTTGCGGGAACTGGACGTGAAAGTGATCTTCTCGGAGATGGATTTCCCGTCCAGTTACGTCGACACCATCCAGCGTGAGTCGGGCGTGAAGCTGTACCCGCTGTCGCACATTTCCTATGGCGACTACAGCGCTGAAAAGTACGAAGTGGAAATGACCGGCAACCTCAACACCGTAGTACGGGCGATTCAGGAGTCCGGGGCATGACGGCAGCGGAACATTTGAAGGTGGCCAGTGTTGGCCCGACCCTCGACTTCAATAATGTGGCGCTGACCCTGGGCCGCACAGTGATCCTCGATGCGGTGAGCTTCCAGGTCCAGCCCGGCAGCATCCATGCACTGGTCGGCCCCAACGGCGGCGGCAAAAGCTCGTTGATCAAGACCCTGCTGGGGCAAACGCCGCACCAGGGCCAGTTGAGCCTGCACTGGCCCGAAGGGCCGGGCACCATCGGCTACGTGCCCCAGGCGCTGGAGTTCGACCGGGGCTTGCCGATGACCGTGGACGACTTCATGGCTGCCATGTGCCAGCGGCGTCCGGCGTTTCTCGGGCTGTCCAAACATTACGCCGCCGCGATTGGCGAAGCACTCGAACGGGTCGGCATGCAGGACAAACGCAAACGGCGCATGGGCGCCTTGTCGGGGGGTGAACGCCAGCGGGTGCTGCTGGCCCAGGGCTTGATCCCGGCGCCGCAATTGCTGGTGCTGGACGAACCGATGTCGGCGCTGGACGAAGCCGGCATCCAGGTGTTCGAACGGCTGCTGAACGACTGGCGCCAGGCCGGGATCACCGTGCTGTGGATCGAACACGACCTGGAAGCCGTTGGCCGTTTGGCTGACCGTGTTACCGGCCTGAACCGCCGCGTGCTGTTCGATGCCACGCCCAAGGAGGCGCTGACCCCGGACCGTCTGCTGACCCTGTTCTCCACCCATCCACGGAGCCCGGCCTTATGAGCTACGAAGCCTTTCGCTTGATGGTCCAGGGCTGGGCGTCCTCCGGGTATCTGCCGGAAGCGCTGGCCTATGGGTTTGTGGTCAACGCACTGCTCGCCGGGCTGTTGATCGGCCCGGTGCTGGGCGGCCTGGGCACCCTGGTGGTGGTCAAGCGCTTTGCGTTCTTTTCCGAAGCCGTGGGCCATGCCGCGCTGACCGGCGTGGCCGTGGGCATTCTGCTGGGAGAGCCCTACACCGGGCCTTACGGCAGCCTGTTCGGCTACTGCCTGCTGTTCGGCATCCTGCTCAACTACCTGCGTAACCGCACGGGGCTTGCGCCGGACACGCTGATCGGGGTGTTCCTGTCGGTGTCCCTGGCCCTGGGCGCGAGCCTGCTGCTGATTCTGGCGGGCAAGATCAACGTGCACATCCTCGAAAACGTGCTGTTCGGCTCGGTACTGACGGTGAACGGCAATGACCTGCTGGTGCTGGCGATTGTCGGCTCGCTGGTGATGGCCCTGGCGTTGCCGCTGTACAACCGCATCATGCTCGCCAGCTTCAACCCGCAATTGGCGGCAGTGCGCGGGGTGGCGGTCAAAACCCTGGACTATCTGTTTGTGATCCTGGTGACGTTGATCACCGTCGCAGCGGTCAAGGTCATCGGCGCGATCCTGGTAGGCGCGTTGCTGGTGATTCCGGCGGCCGCCGCACGCCTGTTGAGCCAGTCGCTCAAAGGCTTCTTCTGGATCTCGGTGCTGATCGCCACGGTCAGCACCCTGTGCGGGATCCTGCTGCCGATCCTCTTCGACCTGCCGATTCCGTCCGGTGCCGCGATCATTCTGGTAGCCGGTATCGCCTTCGCCCTCGCCGCCGTTGCCCGCGGCACGGTCCCCAGCCTGAAAGGGAATCTTGGATAATGCGCCCGATTTTTCGACCACTGCTTCTGGCCCTGGCAATCGCCACACCGGCGTTCGCCGCCGACGGCGTCAAGCCGTTGCAAACCACCGCCAACCCAGGCGTCGGCCATGCGGCCCTGAACAAGGCCAAGGCCGCAACGCCGGTGAAAGTCCTTGCCGCCCTGCCGATCACCTATGGCCTGGCGCAGGTACTGCTCAAAGGTACCGACGTGCAGCTTGAGCGCGCAGCACCGGCCAACCTGCCCGGCTCGCGGCAAGTCGCGTATTTCACCGGGCGCGGCGCGCAAGCCCTGAATACGCTGGCGCT
Proteins encoded:
- a CDS encoding DUF6162 family protein, producing the protein MSTTHVVRPAGAGHETLYVLLLCLIILAVAGTVVALRGERQEIAAVPSHQLDARRDLSAAEQGIYADLRVTLDEIHLLQEEHSALPTPGQLAEEGFAPFAQDASSVSRGDHRWQLLDTAYLGLSQTPALSGSLLMRISGAEPDIWLNRSANLKPPTDLTDQALISAGWQQVVAQFDAGVTRQHRH
- a CDS encoding metal ABC transporter substrate-binding protein; translated protein: MSISSPLLRLVLAGLFSLLLAPMASADAAKRLRIGITLHPYYSYVANIVGDKAEVVPLIPAGFNPHAYEPRAEDIKRIGTLDVIVLNGVGHDDFADRMIATSERPDIPVIEANANVPLLAATGNAARGAGKVVNPHTFLSISASIAQVNNIARELGKLDPDNAKTYTQNARAYGKRLRQMRADALAKLTSAPNPDLRVATVHAAYDYLLREFGLEVTAVVEPAHGIEPSPSQLKKTIDQLRELDVKVIFSEMDFPSSYVDTIQRESGVKLYPLSHISYGDYSAEKYEVEMTGNLNTVVRAIQESGA
- a CDS encoding metal ABC transporter ATP-binding protein, translated to MTAAEHLKVASVGPTLDFNNVALTLGRTVILDAVSFQVQPGSIHALVGPNGGGKSSLIKTLLGQTPHQGQLSLHWPEGPGTIGYVPQALEFDRGLPMTVDDFMAAMCQRRPAFLGLSKHYAAAIGEALERVGMQDKRKRRMGALSGGERQRVLLAQGLIPAPQLLVLDEPMSALDEAGIQVFERLLNDWRQAGITVLWIEHDLEAVGRLADRVTGLNRRVLFDATPKEALTPDRLLTLFSTHPRSPAL
- a CDS encoding metal ABC transporter permease, with protein sequence MSYEAFRLMVQGWASSGYLPEALAYGFVVNALLAGLLIGPVLGGLGTLVVVKRFAFFSEAVGHAALTGVAVGILLGEPYTGPYGSLFGYCLLFGILLNYLRNRTGLAPDTLIGVFLSVSLALGASLLLILAGKINVHILENVLFGSVLTVNGNDLLVLAIVGSLVMALALPLYNRIMLASFNPQLAAVRGVAVKTLDYLFVILVTLITVAAVKVIGAILVGALLVIPAAAARLLSQSLKGFFWISVLIATVSTLCGILLPILFDLPIPSGAAIILVAGIAFALAAVARGTVPSLKGNLG